A window from Halomicrobium urmianum encodes these proteins:
- a CDS encoding DUF58 domain-containing protein gives MQLTRRSRAVTAVGGFLALLGVVAAEPLYLVGGAGIGGWLVARQVRFARAAAAVDDELTLTLRPVRRRVADGESVSVTVAAEVERPSPVALAVTVDGRPTNDPVTVELAPGETWASDVARPSWPVAGEYALGDVTVTVADDAELFEQSIDRGVGPTVRVEPRAPRNVHVGEGGEPMAPGFGEHDAGRFGSGVEPVEVRQYVPGDSVRQIDWKATARLGEPHVREFEAATDRETMLFLDQRAGMADGPDGERKLDYARAVALAFVRSAQELRDPLGICAVGDGGILTTSEPGASDATLGAVRTTVTGATPTAGGDGVGAAATSADRTVTGRGMEVATAQRRADALADEDSAFAETLTPFLGARRSYVRRFDERPLFRAVRTHAAAGSAVRTVVVTDDAHRAELREAVRVASRGEGRVAVFLTPTALFDGDLADVEATYDRYVSFEEFRRELAAMDGVEAYEVGPGDRLTAVLEAGRARRRDAA, from the coding sequence ATGCAGCTGACCCGGCGAAGTCGGGCGGTGACGGCGGTCGGCGGCTTCCTCGCGCTGCTGGGAGTCGTCGCCGCGGAGCCGCTGTACCTCGTCGGGGGCGCGGGAATCGGCGGCTGGCTCGTCGCCCGCCAGGTCCGGTTCGCGCGCGCGGCCGCAGCGGTCGACGACGAACTGACGCTGACGCTGCGGCCGGTGCGTCGGCGCGTCGCCGACGGCGAGTCGGTCTCGGTGACGGTCGCCGCCGAGGTGGAGCGCCCCTCGCCGGTGGCGCTCGCGGTGACGGTCGACGGCCGACCGACCAACGACCCGGTCACCGTCGAACTGGCGCCGGGGGAGACGTGGGCCTCCGACGTGGCGAGGCCCTCCTGGCCCGTCGCGGGCGAGTACGCCCTCGGGGACGTGACGGTGACCGTCGCCGACGACGCGGAGCTGTTCGAGCAGTCGATCGATCGGGGTGTCGGGCCGACCGTTCGCGTCGAGCCGCGCGCGCCCCGGAACGTCCACGTCGGCGAGGGCGGCGAGCCCATGGCGCCCGGGTTCGGCGAGCACGACGCCGGCCGGTTCGGGTCGGGCGTCGAGCCCGTCGAGGTCCGGCAGTACGTCCCCGGGGACTCCGTTCGGCAGATCGACTGGAAGGCGACGGCCCGCCTCGGCGAGCCCCACGTCCGGGAGTTCGAGGCCGCAACGGACCGGGAGACGATGCTCTTCCTCGACCAGCGGGCCGGCATGGCCGACGGGCCGGACGGCGAGCGAAAGCTCGACTACGCCCGCGCGGTCGCGCTCGCGTTCGTCCGCAGCGCCCAGGAGCTACGCGACCCGCTCGGGATCTGTGCGGTCGGCGACGGGGGCATCCTGACGACCAGCGAACCCGGGGCCAGCGACGCCACGCTGGGGGCGGTCCGGACGACGGTGACCGGGGCGACGCCCACGGCGGGCGGCGACGGGGTCGGCGCCGCGGCGACGAGCGCCGACCGGACCGTCACCGGCCGGGGCATGGAGGTGGCGACGGCGCAGCGCCGCGCCGACGCCCTCGCGGACGAGGACTCGGCCTTCGCCGAGACGCTCACCCCCTTCCTGGGCGCCCGCCGGTCCTACGTCAGGCGGTTCGACGAGCGGCCGCTGTTCCGGGCGGTCCGGACGCACGCCGCGGCCGGGTCGGCCGTCCGGACGGTCGTCGTCACCGACGACGCCCACCGGGCCGAGCTCCGCGAGGCGGTCCGGGTGGCGAGCCGCGGCGAGGGCCGGGTCGCCGTCTTCCTGACGCCGACGGCCCTGTTCGACGGCGACCTGGCCGACGTCGAGGCCACCTACGACCGCTACGTCTCCTTCGAGGAGTTCCGCCGCGAGCTGGCCGCCATGGACGGCGTCGAGGCCTACGAGGTCGGTCCGGGCGACCGCCTGACGGCGGTCCTCGAGGCCGGTCGCGCCAGACGGAGGGATGCGGCGTGA